The Penicillium digitatum chromosome 6, complete sequence genome has a window encoding:
- a CDS encoding Flavin-containing monooxygenase-like has protein sequence MSQIKSIAIIGAGPAGAIAVDALAQEKSFDIIRVFERQEKAGGCWVSRDDEPPRQFDFDGLSSRTADAPLKIPENLPCRTPGISQDRFTDSPVYPTLETNVNAGAMSFSQEEIPVVRSQWSIERHGADTPFRHHSVIRKYIEDLLNRKGTEILDGAKSDYWWSEEYDAVVVASGHYAVPFIPAIPGLKEFAGRFPGSVEHTKQYRGPEKYRGKKVITVGASVSAADTAVSLVDSAQSPVIAVVRGRYNAYFGDLAFQHPKIQRRPPISQITSNEQGERTVHFEDGTSETGVDHLIFGTGFSWTLPFLPQVATRNNRVPDLYQHVFYRPDPSLVFIGAVGAGLTFKVFEWQAVAAARVLAGKANLPSIAEQETWETDRIAQKSDGAGFTVLNPDFEPYFESLRELAGEPRGGVGRRLPRFEQKWLSDFNEGHERRKKMWRRANQTARL, from the exons ATGTCGCAGATCAAGAGCATCGCCATCATCGGGGCCGGTCCTGCGGGCGCCATTGCAGTCGATGCACTAGCACAAGAGAAATCATTCGATATCATCCGTGTATTTGAACGACAGGAGAAAGCCGGCGGTTGCTG GGTATCAAGGGATGACGAGCCACCACGGCAGTTCGACTTTGATGGTTTATCTTCACGAACAGCAGATGCACCTCTCAAAATTCCCGAGAACCTCCCGTGTCGGACGCCTGGAATCTCCCAGGATCGGTTCACGGACTCACCTGTGTACCCGACCCTGGAGACCAATGTGAACGCGGGAGCCATGTCGTTCTCCCAAGAGGAGATTCCTGTAGTTCGATCGCAGTGGTCGATTGAGCGTCATGGTGCAGACACGCCTTTCCGGCACCATTCCGTCATCCGGAAGTATATTGAGGACCTGCTCAATCGGAAAGG GACGGAAATTCTGGATGGTGCCAAATCGGATTACTGGTGGTCTGAGGAGTACGATGCAGTTGTAGTGGCTTCGGGTCATTACGCAGTACCGTTTATACCTGCGATTCCCGGCTTAAAGGAGTTTGCTGGAAGATTTCCCGGCAGTGTTGAACATACAAAGCAATATCGGGGGCCTGAGAAATATCGGGGGAAG AAAGTCATCACCGTCGGAGCATCTGTTTCTGCCGCCGATACGGCCGTGAGCCTGGTTGATAGTGCTCAATCCCCCGTCATTGCTGTGGTTCGTGGTCGTTACAACGCCTATTTCGGAGACCTCGCTTTCCAGCACCCTAAGATCCAGCGTCGCCCGCCCATCTCACAAATTACCAGCAATGAGCAAGGCGAACGAACCGTGCATTTCGAAGACGGTACCTCTGAAACCGGGGTCGACCATCTGATTTTTGGAACTGGCTTCAGCTGGACACTGCCTTTCTTGCCTCAGGTGGCTACGCGGAACAATCGTGTGCCGGATCTCTACCAACATGTCTTTTATCGACCTGATCCATCCCTGGTTTTTATCGGCGCT GTTGGTGCGGGGTTGACCTTCAAAGTATTTGAATGGCAGGCCGTCGCTGCGGCACGCGTTCTGGCCGGCAAAGCCAACCTGCCCTCAATTGCCGAGCAGGAAACATGGGAAACCGACCGCATTGCCCAGAAAAGCGATGGAGCGGGGTTCACAGTCCTCAATCCCGACTTCGAGCCCTACTTCGAGAGCCTCCGCGAACTTGCGGGAGAACCTCGTGGTGGAGTAGGGCGGCGTCTACCTCGGTTCGAGCAGAAATGGCTGTCTGATTTCAACGAAGGCCATGAGCGCCGAAAGAAAATGTGGCGGCGAGCCAATCAAACCGCTCGGCTGTAA
- a CDS encoding C6 transcription factor, putative, producing MDVQGSAQPDRVRKRRRRTMACTQCRTRKLRCDREYPSCSRCLKSRTPSKCTYEDGFLWQQPSTVTTTAFAPDRGTVVSMPRDTPVDTPRDSGIPTGSTRTESFPTSEPPRRAMAGGPMHHEYHGLMGHALAPPYRGQPHDRERKDCFLETVLGAPKAAVNQETYVNTSILHRPKRLAPASELGMQIPSQVDDAHVDEEEAPLSPTDQLDLAPRMMMRGRETKTRFSGSGIFASLVAQFPDIKSFAEEIRLSAPIFTQLQPDLRRVKGGLFKLMVLNQSFPDPTTASLINLLPSRAVVDELVRLYITHIEFTHRILHVPSFLRELDQFWAMLDSPASTSAAFAVQLLLVLACAWNLADLASLQAKSAGELKCQSAVEWTLHAGKWIENLHTKRPEINSLRLSILLILAHNSHGMKRSQAWLATSTLVKQAMMAGYHRDPSRYTRISVFNKEMRRRIWITIVEMDLQIALDRGMPPSVQTFDYDVAPGLNIFDDEIHENSTEAPESRPLSEVTDSSFQSILCCSLPLRLQACSLMHSPRISCRYEDIQRLDGELNRHLSRIPAWTTAETNDIVTQHKVILWKGLIETKLCQSLLSVHTPFAIEARRESLFAPSARTRMDAATRILSSQRRLNEISRTLSLCTLGEWTIQAYISICQSLHTTEFDTSSPSHPLSSSFNLHNIPGIPESLLSLVETVLVAFEERSLLITKGAKDYSFLSTIVALVKSRLWPAQATMYKQQVVKRVLSFAQILFDRHMNCDHLGDQGMGSFKNNQLAAFMAAPTMVPVMQPEFDPNGIQPPPQPGVISPGEFDPLQPLILKLEFQKTQPSQCNHSHLVA from the exons ATGGATGTTCAAGGGAGCGCACAGCCTGACCGCGTGCGCAAGCGCCGCCGCCGCACAATGGCGTGCACGCAGTGTCGCACGCGTAAGTTGCGATGCGATCGCGAGTATCCTAGTTGCAGTCGCTGTTTGAAGAGCAGAACCCCTAGCAAATGCACATATGAAGATGGCTTTTTATGGCAGCAGCCTAGCACAGTCACAACCACTGCATTTGCTCCTGACCGAGGGACCGTGGTATCTATGCCCCGAGATACCCCAGTCGACACACCTCGGGATTCGGGGATACCGACGGGGTCAACTCGGACAGAATCTTTCCCAACTAGTGAACCACCTCGCAGGGCTATGGCCGGCGGTCCAATGCATCACGAATATCATGGTCTTATGGGGCATGCTCTTGCGCCGCCCTACAGAGGTCAGCCACATGACAGAGAGCGAAAGGACTGTTTTTTGGAAACCGTTCTCGGTGCTCCTAAGGCTGCTGTTAATCAGGAAACCTACGTAAACACGAGTATTTTACATCGTCCCAAGCGCCTAGCACCTGCATCGGAGCTGGGTATGCAAATACCGTCGCAGGTCGACGATGCGCACgttgacgaagaagaagccccATTGTCGCCTACGGATCAGCTGGACCTCGCCCCTCGCATGATGATGAGGGGCCGTGAAACTAAAACACGATTTAGTGGATCGGGCATCTTTGCTAGTCTAGTAGCACAG TTTCCGGATATTAAGTCATTTGCAGAGGAGATCAGGCTTTCTGCCCCGATCTTCACCCAACTTCAGCCGGATCTAAGAAGAGTCAAGGGCGGTCTATTCAAACTTATGGTGCTCAATCAATCCTTTCCCGACCCTACTACCGCTTCACTAATAAACTTGCTACCCTCGCGTGCTGTGGTTGATGAGCTGGTTCGGTTGTATATCACTCATATCGAGTTCACTCACCGCATTCTTCACGTTCCATCTTTCTTACGAGAGCTTGACCAATTCTGGGCCATGTTAGACAGCCCGGCCTCAACATCTGCTGCATTTGCAGTTCAACTATTATTGGTCCTTGCCTGTGCATGGAACCTTGCAGACCTTGCTAGCCTGCAGGCAAAAAGTGCGGGCGAACTTAAGTGCCAGTCTGCGGTGGAGTGGACATTACACGCAGGAAAATGGATTGAGAATCTCCACACCAAGCGTCCTGAAATTAACTCACTGCGACTCTCTATTTTATTGATTTTGGCGCACAACTCCCACGGAATGAAACGCAGTCAGGCTTGGCTCGCAACAAGCACATTGGTTAAGCAAGCCATGATGGCAGGCTACCACCGCGACCCAAGTCGTTACACACGGATCTCTGTATTCAACAAGGAGATGCGACGGCGAATCTGGATAACCATCGTGGAAATGGACCTGCAAATTGCTCTTGATCGGGGAATGCCGCCGTCAGTACAAACCTTTGACTATGATGTAGCTCCGGGGCTGAACATTTTCGACGACGAGATCCACGAGAACAGCACTGAAGCCCCTGAAAGCCGGCCACTGAGTGAAGTTACCGACTCATCGTTCCAGTCTATCCTGTGTTGCTCGCtacctcttcgtcttcaagCTTGTTCCCTCATGCACTCCCCACGGATCAGCTGTCGATATGAGGATATTCAGCGCCTGGACGGCGAGCTCAATCGGCATCTTTCTCGGATTCCCGCGTGGACAACAGCCGAAACCAACGATATCGTCACCCAACATAAAGTAATATTGTGGAAAGGGTTGATTGAGACCAAACTTTGCCAATCTCTCCTGTCTGTCCACACCCCTTTTGCCATTGAAGCACGGCGAGAATCACTTTTTGCACCCTCCGCGCGTACTCGCATGGATGCCGCAACCAGGATACTGTCAAGCCAGCGCCGGCTAAACGAGATCTCGCGAACTCTATCGTTATGTACGCTTGGTGAATGGACCATCCAAGCCTACATTTCCATCTGCCAATCGCTACACACAACCGAATTCGACACCT CTTCCCCTTCCCATCCCCTCTCGTCAAGCTTTAATCTCCACAATATTCCCGGTATCCCCGAATCACTCCTATCACTCGTAGAAACGGTCTTAGTTGCCTTTGAAGAGCGCTCTCTTTTGATTACAAAGGGGGCAAAAGACTACTCTTTCCTCTCAACGATCGTGGCACTAGTCAAATCCCGACTCTGGCCGGCACAGGCAACCATGTACAAGCAGCAGGTCGTCAAGCGGGTCCTGTCGTTTGCGCAGATTCTCTTCGATCGGCACATGAACTGTGATCACCTCGGCGACCAGGGGATGGGCAGTTTCAAAAACAACCAGCTGGCCGCATTCATGGCGGCTCCAACAATGGTGCCTGTGATGCAGCCCGAATTTGATCCCAATGGGATTCAACCGCCGCCGCAGCCTGGCGTGATA TCGCCTGGCGAGTTCGATCC ACTTCAACCCTTAATCCTGAAACT TGAATTTCAGAAAACCCAGCCATCCCAATGCAATCATTCACATCTTGTTGCGTAA
- a CDS encoding Peptidase S12, Pab87-related, C-terminal, with amino-acid sequence MKDPIHQKRSYWRRYTKAYGKAEVLNNPTDRPPREMTNDELFAPFNTTKAFTSAVTFMASQEGKAIKSPIDWNTAVASLILEDLILEKDDATKNCTPEDVLSHRLGMPEHTWSLVKQDATPVVRTMQYMPSRHRHAPNPLQPLYVRSCISSTVVTYR; translated from the exons ATGAAGGATCCAATCCACCAGAAGCGATCATACTGGAGGCGCTATACTAAG GCGTATGGAAAGGCAGAAGTCCTAAACAACCCTACTGATCGACCACCCCGGGAGATGACAAACGATGAATTGTTCGCACCTTTTAACACTACCAAGGCTTTTACCAGTGCTGTGACATTCATGGCAAGCCAAGAAGGCAAGGCCATTAAGTCCCCGATCGACTGGAACACGGCTGTGGCTTCCCTAATTCTAGAAGACTTAATCTTGGAGAAGGACGACGCGACCAAAAATTGCACACCTGAAGATGTGCTATCGCATAGGTTAGGTATGCCAGAGCATACCTGGAGCCTTGTAAAGCAGGACGCAACGCCGGTGGTCCGCACGATGCAATACATGCCCTCGCGGCACCGCCATGCACCAAATCCACTACAGCCATTGTATGTACGTAGTTGTATCTCGAGCACTGTAGTAACGTACCGGTGA
- a CDS encoding Oxidoreductase, short chain dehydrogenase/reductase family protein, putative: MDSVKGKVYAVTGLGGIGLAVARQLHSQGALVALADLSEKVLFTARQTIETEFGSSTASTVTTTVLDIGDVHAVQDWIGNTVSHFGRLDGAANMAGTIGKQHGTGKLVDQDDAEWDMLMRVNVTGLMYCLRAQLKAITATAPGGKGSIVNASSIQGLKGFALHAAYSTTKHAVSGLTKSVSKEVGPEIRVNAVAPGSIQTPLLDRAQEIQGGISIPPASIPRIGKSEEVAQTVVFLLSDASSYTTGQILSVDGGWE; this comes from the exons ATGGACTCCGTCAAAGGCAAAGTGTACGCCGTAACCGGCCTCGGCGGAATCGGACTAGCCGTAGCACGCCAACTACACTCCCAAGGAGCTCTCGTCGCCCTCGCAGACCTAAGCGAAAAGGTCCTCTTCACAGCGAGACAGACGATCGAAACCGAATTCGGGTCCTCAACAGCCTCGACAGTCACAACAACCGTATTGGACATCGGCGATGTTCACGCCGTACAAGACTGGATCGGTAACACGGTCTCGCACTTCGGCCGACTGGACGGCGCGGCTAATATGGCCGGCACGATTGGCAAGCAACACGGTACCGGTAAACTCGTCGACCAGGATGACGCCGAGTGGGATATGCTGATGCGTGTCAATGTCACTGGGTTGATGTACTGTTTGCGGGCGCAGCTGAAGGCCATTACTGCCACTGCGCCCGGGGGAAAGGGTAGTATTGTGAATGCATCGAGTATTCAGGGGCTCAAGGGGTTTGCGTTGCATGCAGCGTATTCGACTACGAAGCATGCTGTTTCTGGGTTGACGAAGTCGGTTTCGAAGGAGGTTGGGCCCGAGATTAGGGTCAATGCTGTTGCGCC TGGTTCTATTCAGACGCCTTTACTTGACAGGGCGCAGGAAATCCAGGGCGGGATTAGTATTCCGCCGGCTAGTATCCCACGTATCGGGAAAAGCGAGGAGGTTGCCCAGACGGTTGTTTTCTTGCTCAGTGATGCCTCGTCGTATACGACTGGACAGATTCTTAGTGTGGATGGTGGGTGGGAATGA
- a CDS encoding DNA replication regulator sld2, translating into MTDNVLASSAEVGAQAINVRAELKTWEKAFSSANGGRKAGRDDIKQNADIAAKYKEYSRLKALEASLSRRENSLQEPYESHSKKRKHASPPSQDSVYLQVTPRKSSRGLFATPSNSRTKHHPAQLDPYDSPSTLRRLFSPSTHRQGPPAPSPLKAAIGPTPQRDGKTLGLFDMLSESGGSGGTPSAARHTNNLAAAFRTPSKKRPMNTMPEVPEEEPQQETPRLARTPASETKQFYLANLFATPTTMRYSAMVEADDNVDAQKINLLNLVPEIPPQEAQSGTPFFLRRSNSGRYPPPSATQGGPGLSPIASRKPQRFASKGLTHLVQGLRDMEEDRMEDDWEVMREMEEEAEAEEAAKIQVEDSQGPDVNRKYKKKGQKRTTRRVTMRPVIHQPKPKSSPAPATDENWEGEDDVTAVPETQQPPAGNDGWDDVPSDIERADEAASLHTMSEPELDTEADFDPDSDDDPEFGEKLKPVPRPKTFSERIKEAVLSSAAEPQEQEPLGQPLKKPSETAEAKKPRARKINPQAHANYRSININRGGPSRGRGRFRRK; encoded by the exons ATGACCGACAACGTTCTTGCTTCCAGTGCTGAGGTCGGTGCTCAAGCTATCAATGTTCGCGCAGAATTGAAAACATGGGAGAAAGCCTTCTCGTCAGCCAATGGGGGCCGCAAAGCCGGTCGCGATGATATCAAACAAAACGCGGATATTG CGGCAAAATATAAGGAATACAGTCGTCTCAAGGCCCTTGAGGCATCCCTAAGCCGACGCGAAAACAGTCTACAGGAGCCATATGAAAGTCACTCGAAAAAGCGGAAACATGCATCTCCCCCCAGTCAAGATAGTGTATATCTCCAAGTCACACCCCGCAAATCGTCTAGAGGACTCTTTGCCACTCCCTCCAACAGTCGCACCAAGCACCATCCTGCACAGCTTGATCCGTACGACTCGCCGTCGACTCTTCGCAGACTCTTTAGTCCCAGTACCCATCGCCAAGGACCACCAGCGCCGTCACCACTCAAGGCCGCAATTGGACCTACGCCTCAGCGGGATGGAAAGACACTGGGCCTGTTCGACATGCTATCTGAATCTGGTGGGAGCGGTGGAACGCCTTCCGCAGCAAGGCATACAAATAATCTAGCTGCCGCGTTCCGAACACCCTCCAAAAAAAGGCCCATGAACACGATGCCCGAGGTTCCTGAAGAAGAGCCTCAGCAGGAGACGCCCAGGCTTGCGCGAACCCCTGCGTCTGAGACAAAACAATTCTATCTTGCAAATCTATTTGCAACACCGACGACGATGCGATATTCTGCCATGGTGGAAGCGGATGACAATGTAGATGCGCAGAAGATCAATTTGTTAAACCTGGTGCCCGAAATTCCACCCCAAGAAGCGCAGTCTGGCACACCTTTTTTTCTCCGTCGCTCGAACTCTGGTCGATATCCCCCACCTAGCGCAACGCAAGGTGGCCCAGGACTCAGTCCTATTGCTTCGCGCAAGCCGCAAAGATTCGCCAGCAAGGGGCTAACGCATTTGGTCCAAGGACTGCGCGACATGGAGGAGGATCGTATGGAAGACGACTGGGAAGTGATGCGTGAGATGGAAGAAGAGGCAGAGGCGGAAGAAGCTGCCAAGATTCAGGTTGAGGATAGTCAAGGACCAGATGTGAACCGGAAGTACAAGAAAAAGGGCCAGAAGCGGACTACACGAAGAGTGACTATGAGGCCGGTTATCCATCAACCGAAGCCCAAATCAAGCCCAGCTCCTGCAACGGATGAGAACTGGGAAGGCGAGGATGATGTTACAGCAGTTCCAGAGACGCAACAGCCACCTGCTGGTAATGACGGCTGGGACGATGTCCCGAGCGACATTGAGCGGGCAGATGAAGCCGCTTCCCTTCATACCATGTCGGAGCCAGAGCTTGATACTGAGGCTGACTTTGATCCGGACTCGGACGATGATCCTGAATTTGGAGAAAAGCTAAAGCCTGTGCCCAGACCCAAGACTTTCTCCGAGAGAATCAAGGAAGCTGTTTTGTCCTCTGCTGCGGAGCCACAGGAACAAGAACCGTTGGGTCAACCTCTGAAGAAGCCTTCAGAGACTGCTGAAGCAAAAAAACCTCGTGCCCGGAAGATCAATCCTCAAGCTCATGCGAACTATCGATCGATAAACATCAACAGGGGAGGTCCCTCGCGGGGCAGAGGGCGTTTCCGCCGGAAGTAA
- a CDS encoding Sucraseferredoxin-like: MLRSLLSFGRTGTNDYLFPKVDPKEDGPECLKDCADCTVQFPAKVKVETSKPLYGEIKEFHAHVLVATGQSNWKEKNVENTKGSLMEALDAAKSDHGRITVLASNLTPPEESTTDDSSKQATTVLILPSFTFVDSVTQADVPDLVSRYIDHPAAQQNGNSIISPANGMSARPCELDYVILLCSHARRDARCGITAPLIKRELERHLRPLGLDRDADDSRAGGVGIFFVSHVGGHKFSANVLIYRKKDQQMIWLARVRPEHCEGIVKYTVLQGKVVHPESQLRGGFDRVRGLTSW, encoded by the exons ATGTTGCGTTCCTTGCTTTCCTTTGGCCGCACAGGCACCAACGACTACCTATTTCCCAAAGTGGATCCCAAGGAGGACGGCCCCGAATGTTTAAAGGACTGCGCTGACTGCACCGTACAATTTCCGGCAAAAGTGAAAGTTGAGACCTCGAAGCCTCTGTATGGAGAAATCAAAGAATTTCATGCCCACGTTCTCGTCGCAACCGGGCAATCCAACTGGAAGGAAAAGAACGTCGAAAATACGAAAGGAAGTTTAATGGAAGCATTGGACGCGGCAAAATCAGACCATGGT CGCATTACGGTCTTGGCATCAAACCTCACTCCTCCAGAAGAATCAACGACAGATGATAGTTCCAAACAAGCCACCACAGTACTAATTCTACCATCATTCACATTTGTTGATTCCGTCACACAAGCAGATGTTCCAGACCTGGTATCCAGATACATCGACCACCCCGCAGCCCAGCAAAATGGAAACAGTATCATTTCTCCCGCGAACGGGATGAGCGCTCGGCCTTGTGAACTTGACTACGTGATACTACTATGCTCACACGCACGTCGAGATGCGCGCTGTGGTATTACAGCACCACTGATCAAGCGCGAGCTGGAGCGACATCTCCGTCCGCTAGGACTGGACCGAGATGCGGATGACTCCCGAGCTGGCGGGGTGGGCATCTTCTTTGTGTCGCATGTCGGCGGGCACAAGTTCTCTGCGAATGTGTTGATTTATCGCAAGAAGGATCAACAGATGATTTGGCTTGCACGTGTACGGCCTGAGCATTGTGAGGGCATTGTTAAGTACACTGTTCTGCAGGGAAAAGTTGTGCACCCAGAGTCACAGTTGAGGGGAGGGTTTGATCGGGTGAGGGGGTTGACGAGCTGGTAA